The following proteins are co-located in the Gordonia polyisoprenivorans genome:
- a CDS encoding GntR family transcriptional regulator, with protein MFIRVDPTDRSPIFAQIAASVRGAIVRGDVGAGERLPAARELAASLDVNVHTVLRGYQILRDEGLVELRRGRGAVVSDRAPEQAEIGEALDRLVGVAQRWGLGPTELSAEITRRMS; from the coding sequence GTGTTCATTCGAGTCGATCCCACCGATCGCTCGCCGATCTTCGCCCAGATCGCGGCGTCGGTCCGCGGTGCCATCGTCCGCGGTGACGTCGGCGCCGGCGAACGCCTGCCTGCCGCGCGTGAACTCGCCGCCTCGTTGGACGTGAACGTTCACACGGTGTTGCGGGGATATCAGATCCTGCGGGATGAGGGGCTCGTCGAACTGCGTCGCGGGCGGGGTGCGGTGGTGTCCGACCGCGCGCCGGAACAGGCCGAGATCGGTGAGGCCCTCGATCGGCTCGTCGGGGTGGCGCAGCGGTGGGGGCTGGGGCCCACGGAATTGTCGGCAGAGATCACCAGGAGGATGTCATGA
- the ilvC gene encoding ketol-acid reductoisomerase — protein MAIELFYDDDADLSLIQGRKVAVIGYGSQGHAHSLSLRDSGVDVAIGLREGSKSREKAAEQGLKVMTAAEAAAWADVIMMLAPDTSQAQIFTEDIEPNLKDGDALFFGHGLNIHFGLIKPPANVTVGMVAPKGPGHLVRRQFVDGKGVPCLIAIDQDPKGEGQALALSYASAIGGGRAGVIKTTFKEETETDLFGEQAVLCGGTEELIKTGFEVMVEAGYAPEMAYFEVLHELKLIVDLIYEGGIARMNYSVSDTAEFGGYLSGPRVIDADTKDRMRAILSDIQDGSFVKRLVANVEGGNKELEDLRKKNAEHPIEVTGKKLRDLMSWVDRPITETA, from the coding sequence GTGGCGATCGAATTGTTCTATGACGACGACGCCGATCTGTCGCTCATCCAGGGCCGCAAGGTCGCGGTGATCGGCTACGGCAGCCAGGGGCATGCGCACTCGTTGTCCCTGCGCGACTCGGGCGTCGACGTCGCGATCGGCCTGCGCGAGGGCAGCAAGTCGCGGGAGAAGGCCGCCGAACAGGGCCTGAAGGTCATGACCGCCGCCGAGGCAGCCGCCTGGGCCGACGTGATCATGATGCTGGCCCCCGACACCAGCCAGGCGCAGATCTTCACCGAGGACATCGAGCCCAATCTCAAGGACGGCGACGCGTTGTTCTTCGGCCACGGTCTCAACATCCACTTCGGTCTGATCAAGCCCCCGGCCAACGTCACCGTCGGCATGGTCGCCCCGAAGGGCCCCGGTCACCTCGTGCGCCGGCAGTTCGTCGACGGCAAGGGTGTGCCCTGCCTTATCGCGATCGACCAGGACCCGAAGGGTGAGGGTCAGGCGCTGGCGCTCAGCTATGCGAGTGCGATCGGTGGCGGCCGCGCCGGCGTCATCAAGACCACCTTCAAGGAGGAGACCGAGACCGATCTCTTCGGTGAGCAGGCCGTGCTGTGCGGTGGCACCGAGGAACTGATCAAGACCGGCTTCGAGGTGATGGTCGAGGCGGGCTACGCCCCGGAGATGGCCTACTTCGAGGTGCTCCACGAGCTCAAGCTCATCGTCGATCTGATCTACGAGGGTGGCATCGCCCGCATGAACTACTCGGTCAGCGACACCGCCGAGTTCGGTGGTTACCTGTCGGGCCCGCGGGTCATCGACGCCGACACCAAGGACCGGATGCGCGCCATCCTCTCCGACATCCAGGACGGTAGCTTCGTCAAGCGTCTCGTCGCCAATGTCGAGGGCGGCAACAAGGAGCTCGAGGACCTGCGTAAGAAGAATGCCGAGCACCCGATCGAGGTCACCGGCAAGAAGCTGCGCGACCTGATGAGCTGGGTGGATCGGCCGATCACCGAAACCGCCTGA
- a CDS encoding PH domain-containing protein: MTRSSSGARSSTPSSSDSARSTPAESTKATPAGTTSDAIELPQEFKLSKLAYFAVPATLLVVLILAGTNLAWFGWTFAVPVLLAVWIWRIKTVVTEDGLRAVGTFGSREVAWPDIEGLQFSRWGPVRAVLADGDRVRLPAITFQDMPRLSAASAGRIPDPFAAARDAR, encoded by the coding sequence GTGACTCGTTCTTCCTCCGGCGCTCGGTCGTCCACCCCGTCCTCCTCCGATTCGGCACGGTCGACCCCGGCGGAGTCGACCAAGGCCACACCGGCCGGGACGACGTCCGACGCGATCGAATTGCCCCAGGAGTTCAAGCTCAGCAAGCTCGCCTATTTCGCCGTGCCCGCGACGCTGCTGGTGGTGCTGATCCTGGCGGGCACCAACCTCGCGTGGTTCGGCTGGACCTTCGCGGTCCCGGTCCTGCTCGCGGTATGGATCTGGCGCATCAAGACCGTGGTGACCGAGGACGGACTACGCGCGGTCGGCACCTTCGGTTCCCGGGAGGTCGCGTGGCCCGACATCGAGGGTTTGCAGTTCAGCCGGTGGGGCCCGGTACGGGCGGTACTCGCCGACGGTGATCGTGTCCGCCTGCCCGCCATCACCTTCCAGGACATGCCGCGACTCTCGGCCGCCAGCGCCGGCCGGATTCCCGATCCCTTCGCCGCCGCCCGCGACGCACGCTGA
- a CDS encoding 3-isopropylmalate dehydrogenase has translation MKLAVIAGDGIGPEVIAEALEVLRVVTPDVETTEYDLGARRYHRNGELLTEADLDSLREHDAILLGAIGDPSVPSGVLERGLLLSMRFALDHHVNLRPSRRLPGVSSPLAGDPDIDFVVVREGTEGPYTGNGGSIRVGTPHEVATEVSVNTRFGVERVVRDAFERASRRRNHLTLVHKTNVLTFAGSLWSRAVAEIGAEFPDVTTDYCHVDAATIYLVTDPGRFDVIVTDNLFGDIITDIAAAVSGGIGLAASGNIDATRTNPSMFEPVHGSAPDIAGQGKADPTAAILSVALLLDHLGDAEGARRVEQAVADDLLDRDGQELSTSEIGKRIRERL, from the coding sequence ATGAAGCTCGCCGTCATCGCCGGGGACGGAATCGGCCCCGAGGTCATCGCCGAGGCACTCGAGGTGTTGCGGGTGGTGACCCCCGACGTCGAGACCACCGAGTACGACCTCGGTGCCCGTCGCTATCACCGCAACGGTGAATTGCTGACCGAGGCCGATCTGGATTCGTTGCGTGAGCACGACGCGATCCTGCTCGGCGCGATCGGTGACCCGTCGGTGCCGTCGGGGGTTCTCGAACGCGGACTGCTGCTCTCCATGCGTTTCGCACTCGATCACCATGTGAACCTGCGGCCCTCGCGCCGGCTGCCCGGAGTGAGCTCGCCGCTCGCCGGCGACCCCGACATCGATTTCGTCGTCGTCCGTGAGGGCACCGAGGGCCCCTACACCGGCAACGGTGGCTCGATCCGCGTGGGGACCCCGCACGAGGTCGCCACCGAGGTCAGCGTCAACACCCGCTTCGGCGTCGAGCGAGTCGTCCGGGATGCCTTCGAGCGGGCGAGCCGCAGGCGCAATCACCTGACGTTGGTCCACAAGACCAACGTGCTGACCTTCGCCGGATCGTTGTGGAGTCGGGCAGTCGCCGAGATCGGTGCCGAGTTCCCCGATGTCACCACCGACTACTGCCACGTCGACGCCGCGACCATCTACCTGGTCACCGACCCCGGACGGTTCGACGTGATCGTCACCGACAACCTGTTCGGCGACATCATCACCGACATCGCGGCGGCGGTCTCCGGTGGGATCGGGCTTGCCGCGTCGGGCAACATCGATGCCACGCGGACCAATCCGTCGATGTTCGAACCGGTGCACGGTAGCGCCCCCGACATTGCCGGTCAGGGCAAGGCGGACCCCACGGCTGCGATCCTGTCGGTGGCACTGCTTCTCGATCACCTCGGTGACGCCGAGGGCGCTCGACGCGTCGAACAAGCCGTCGCCGACGATCTGCTCGACCGCGACGGCCAGGAGTTGTCGACCTCGGAGATCGGCAAGCGCATTCGAGAGCGGCTGTAG
- a CDS encoding fumarylacetoacetate hydrolase family protein: MRLGRIASPDGVAFVSLEDSGDGVVAKEIAEHPFGTPTFTGRSWPLADVRLLAPILATKVICIGKNYAAHAAEMGGSAPENPVIFLKPNTSIIGPEVPIVRPPSSDRVDFEGELAAVIGRPCKDVKASEAAGVILGYTVANDVTARDQQQADGQWTRGKGYDTFCPLGPWIDTAFDPSDAEIRTELDGEVRQRSRTSLMLHDIGAIVEWISRVMTLLPGDVILTGTPEGVGPMVAGQRVSVSVEGLGTLSNPVVDKP; this comes from the coding sequence ATGCGTCTTGGTCGAATCGCCAGTCCCGATGGTGTCGCCTTTGTCTCGCTCGAGGATTCCGGTGACGGTGTCGTCGCCAAGGAGATCGCCGAGCATCCCTTCGGCACCCCGACCTTCACCGGCCGGAGTTGGCCGCTGGCCGATGTGCGACTGCTCGCGCCGATCCTGGCGACGAAGGTCATCTGCATCGGCAAGAACTACGCCGCGCATGCGGCCGAGATGGGCGGCTCGGCTCCCGAGAATCCGGTGATCTTCCTCAAACCGAACACCTCGATCATCGGGCCGGAGGTCCCCATCGTGCGGCCGCCGTCCTCGGACCGTGTCGATTTCGAAGGTGAACTCGCCGCGGTGATCGGTCGTCCCTGCAAGGACGTCAAGGCCTCCGAGGCGGCCGGGGTCATCCTGGGGTACACCGTCGCCAACGACGTGACGGCCCGCGATCAGCAACAGGCCGACGGGCAGTGGACACGCGGCAAGGGCTATGACACCTTCTGCCCGCTGGGGCCGTGGATCGACACCGCCTTCGATCCCTCGGATGCCGAGATCCGCACCGAACTCGACGGAGAGGTGCGCCAGCGCAGCCGAACCTCGTTGATGCTGCACGACATCGGCGCCATCGTCGAGTGGATCTCCCGGGTGATGACGCTGCTGCCCGGTGACGTGATCCTCACCGGAACCCCGGAGGGGGTGGGTCCGATGGTTGCCGGACAACGGGTTTCGGTGTCCGTCGAAGGTCTGGGCACGCTGAGCAATCCGGTGGTGGACAAGCCGTGA
- a CDS encoding MFS transporter — protein MNSPDTIGTTRRWTMLACSLIAAMTTTCVVSGVAYLIPALHAEGMSVSRASVLAAVPTVGLMLAIIGWGSLLDRHGERVILTISLSLTLVAAIATAVAAWQSAPFTALAALLFLGGLSSGAANGASGRIVVGWFPAAQRGTAMGVRQMAQPLGIAVCALSMPAIAQHLGIAAALVVPVVVTALGLLACVLGIVDPPSARTIATAPARNPYRDSWFLARVHAVSVLLVIPQSMLWTFVPTWLIVARHWSPATAGVLVTITQTLGALGRIAAGRWSDAWLSRMRPIRLIAVVAGVAMGVLALTDWADSPVCVVVMMVASIVSVADNGLAFTAIAEFAGPRWSGRGLGIQNTAQYLATAATTPLFGALITAVGFPLAFAASAVAPMIAAPLVPRDRLPQPEPVSVETPE, from the coding sequence ATGAATTCCCCCGACACCATCGGCACCACCCGCAGGTGGACGATGCTCGCGTGCTCGCTGATCGCCGCGATGACCACGACCTGTGTGGTGTCCGGCGTCGCCTATCTCATCCCCGCCCTGCACGCCGAGGGCATGAGCGTGTCGCGGGCGTCGGTGCTCGCCGCGGTCCCCACGGTCGGATTGATGCTGGCCATCATCGGTTGGGGCAGCCTGCTCGATCGGCACGGCGAACGCGTGATCCTGACGATCTCGCTGTCACTGACCTTGGTGGCGGCGATCGCGACGGCAGTGGCGGCATGGCAATCGGCCCCATTCACCGCGTTGGCGGCGCTGCTGTTCCTCGGCGGTCTGAGTTCCGGTGCCGCCAACGGCGCCAGCGGCCGGATCGTGGTCGGCTGGTTCCCCGCGGCCCAGCGCGGCACGGCCATGGGCGTCCGGCAGATGGCCCAACCCCTGGGAATCGCGGTGTGCGCGTTGAGCATGCCCGCGATCGCCCAACACCTCGGCATCGCCGCAGCGCTGGTGGTCCCCGTCGTGGTGACCGCACTCGGCCTGCTCGCGTGCGTCCTGGGCATCGTCGATCCGCCGTCGGCTCGCACGATCGCCACCGCACCAGCACGAAACCCGTACCGCGACAGCTGGTTCCTGGCACGCGTACACGCTGTCAGCGTGCTACTGGTGATCCCGCAGTCGATGCTGTGGACCTTCGTTCCGACCTGGCTCATCGTGGCCCGCCACTGGTCCCCGGCCACGGCCGGTGTTCTCGTGACGATCACCCAGACTCTCGGCGCCCTGGGGCGCATCGCGGCCGGGCGATGGTCGGACGCCTGGTTGTCCCGGATGCGGCCGATCCGGCTGATCGCCGTGGTCGCCGGCGTCGCGATGGGCGTTCTGGCACTGACCGATTGGGCCGACAGTCCGGTGTGTGTGGTCGTCATGATGGTGGCCTCGATCGTCTCCGTCGCCGACAACGGCCTGGCCTTCACCGCGATCGCCGAATTCGCCGGGCCGCGCTGGAGCGGACGCGGTCTCGGCATCCAGAACACCGCACAGTATCTGGCCACCGCCGCCACCACCCCACTGTTCGGCGCGCTCATCACCGCGGTCGGCTTCCCACTGGCCTTCGCCGCGAGTGCGGTGGCACCGATGATCGCGGCGCCATTGGTTCCGCGCGACCGGCTCCCGCAACCGGAACCGGTGTCGGTCGAGACACCGGAATGA
- a CDS encoding acetolactate synthase large subunit yields the protein MSAPTARTDTTTPGAGSRQESPAAGSLRAVRQNTVAPERVSGAQSVVRSLEELGVEVVFGIPGGAVLPVYDPLLDSRKVRHVLVRHEQGAGHAATGYAQVTGRAGVMMATSGPGATNLVTPLADAQMDSVPVVAITGQVGRALIGTDAFQEADISGITMPVTKHNFLVYNAIDIPRVIAEAFHIAESGRPGAVLVDIPKDILQAQTTFSWPPQIDLPGYRPVTKPHGKQVREAARMINAAKNPVLYVGGGVIKANASAELLELAELTGIPVVTTLMARGAFPDSHPQHLGMPGMHGTVAAVAALQRSDLLITLGARFDDRVTGQLSSFAQGAKIIHADIDPAEIGKNRHADVPIVGDCKAVILDLLDTLRAERATTGTTPELEEWWDYLDGIRRTYPLSYDRPADGSMSPEFVISQIGKIAGPDAVYCAGVGQHQMWAAQFISYEKPRTWLNSGGLGTMGYAVPAAMGAKMAAPDTEVWAIDGDGCFQMTNQELATCAIEGIPIKVALINNGNLGMVRQWQTLFYEERYSNTDLGTHSMRIPDFVKLAEALGCAAFRVETEAEVDEVIAKAREINDRPVVIDFIVGADAQVWPMVAAGTGNDEIMAARDIRPLFDDDASASDPADIHEVVNQSTNLGQEGEQK from the coding sequence GTGAGCGCACCAACAGCACGTACGGACACGACCACTCCGGGCGCCGGGTCGCGTCAGGAATCGCCGGCGGCGGGCAGCCTCCGCGCGGTACGGCAGAACACCGTTGCCCCCGAGCGCGTCAGCGGCGCGCAGTCGGTGGTCCGTTCGCTGGAAGAACTCGGTGTCGAGGTGGTCTTCGGTATTCCGGGCGGTGCGGTGCTCCCGGTGTACGACCCGCTTCTCGATTCGCGCAAGGTCCGCCACGTGCTCGTCCGTCACGAGCAGGGAGCGGGCCACGCGGCCACCGGCTACGCACAGGTCACCGGTCGTGCCGGGGTGATGATGGCGACGTCGGGTCCCGGCGCCACCAACCTCGTCACCCCGCTCGCCGACGCGCAGATGGACTCGGTGCCCGTCGTCGCAATCACCGGCCAGGTTGGTCGCGCGCTCATCGGTACCGACGCCTTCCAGGAAGCCGACATCTCCGGTATCACCATGCCGGTCACCAAGCACAACTTCCTCGTGTACAACGCGATCGACATCCCGCGGGTCATCGCCGAGGCCTTCCACATCGCCGAGAGCGGCCGTCCCGGCGCCGTGCTGGTCGACATCCCCAAGGACATCCTGCAGGCCCAGACGACCTTCTCCTGGCCGCCGCAGATCGACCTGCCCGGCTACCGGCCGGTGACCAAGCCGCACGGCAAGCAGGTGCGGGAGGCGGCGCGGATGATCAACGCCGCCAAGAACCCGGTGCTCTACGTCGGCGGCGGGGTCATCAAGGCCAACGCCTCGGCGGAGTTGCTCGAACTCGCCGAGCTCACCGGCATCCCCGTGGTCACCACCCTGATGGCGCGCGGGGCGTTCCCCGACTCGCATCCGCAGCACCTGGGTATGCCGGGGATGCACGGCACCGTCGCGGCCGTCGCCGCGCTGCAGCGCAGCGACCTGCTGATCACGCTCGGCGCCCGCTTCGACGACCGCGTCACCGGCCAGCTCTCGTCATTTGCCCAGGGCGCCAAGATCATTCACGCCGACATCGATCCGGCGGAGATCGGCAAGAACCGCCACGCGGACGTGCCGATCGTCGGCGACTGCAAAGCGGTCATCCTCGATCTGCTCGACACACTGCGTGCCGAACGGGCCACCACCGGCACCACGCCGGAGCTCGAGGAGTGGTGGGACTACCTCGACGGCATCCGTCGTACCTATCCGCTGAGCTACGACCGCCCCGCCGACGGTTCGATGTCGCCGGAGTTCGTGATCTCCCAGATCGGCAAGATCGCCGGACCCGACGCCGTCTACTGTGCCGGCGTCGGTCAGCACCAGATGTGGGCTGCGCAGTTCATCTCCTACGAGAAGCCGCGGACCTGGCTCAACTCCGGCGGTCTCGGCACGATGGGGTACGCGGTGCCCGCCGCGATGGGTGCCAAGATGGCCGCCCCCGACACCGAGGTGTGGGCCATCGACGGCGACGGCTGCTTCCAGATGACCAATCAAGAGCTGGCCACGTGTGCCATTGAGGGCATCCCGATCAAGGTCGCCCTGATCAACAACGGCAACCTCGGCATGGTGCGGCAGTGGCAGACCCTCTTCTACGAGGAGCGCTACTCCAACACCGACCTGGGGACACACTCGATGCGCATCCCCGACTTCGTCAAGCTCGCCGAGGCGTTGGGTTGCGCGGCGTTCCGCGTGGAGACCGAGGCAGAGGTCGACGAGGTCATCGCCAAGGCCCGCGAGATCAACGACCGCCCGGTCGTCATCGATTTCATCGTCGGTGCCGACGCGCAGGTGTGGCCGATGGTCGCCGCGGGCACCGGCAACGACGAGATCATGGCGGCCCGCGACATCCGGCCGCTGTTCGACGATGACGCGTCGGCCTCCGATCCCGCCGACATCCACGAAGTGGTCAATCAGAGCACCAATCTCGGCCAGGAGGGCGAGCAGAAGTGA
- the serA gene encoding phosphoglycerate dehydrogenase — MTSAGLPVVLIADKLAPSTVEALGDGVEVRWVDGPDRPKLLEAVVDADAILVRSATTVDAEVLEAGKKLKIIARAGVGLDNVDVPAATERGVMVVNAPTSNIHTAAEHAISLMLSAARQIPAADATLREHTWKRASFNGVEIFDKTVGVVGLGRIGQLVAARLAAFETHVIAYDPYVSPARAAQLGIELVSLDELLERADFITVHLPKTPETLGLIGADQLARTKKGVVIVNAARGGLIDEQALADAVVSGQVRAAGLDVFATEPCTDSPLFELPQVVVTPHLGASTSEAQDRAGTDVAKSVRLALAGHFVPDAVNIVGGSVDEEVAPWLEMARKLGVLVGAISSDLPTSLVVDVRGELAASNVDVLGLSALRGLFEAALTEPITFVNAPKVAQERGVTSEVTTATESPNHRSVVDVKAVFADGSVHNVAGSLSEPRQVEKIVNINGRNFDMRAEGLNLLVSYTDQPGSLGKIGTLLGDAGIDILAAALSQDAAGAGATMILRVSREVDDSVVEAIESAVGATLIEQVDLS, encoded by the coding sequence GTGACCTCAGCTGGCCTGCCGGTCGTTCTCATCGCCGACAAACTGGCCCCCTCGACCGTGGAAGCCCTCGGCGACGGGGTCGAGGTGCGCTGGGTGGACGGACCCGATCGCCCGAAACTGCTCGAAGCCGTCGTCGACGCCGACGCGATCCTGGTGCGTTCGGCCACCACCGTCGACGCCGAGGTCCTCGAAGCGGGCAAGAAACTGAAGATCATCGCGCGCGCGGGCGTCGGCCTCGACAATGTCGACGTGCCGGCCGCCACCGAGCGCGGCGTGATGGTGGTCAACGCGCCCACCTCCAACATCCACACCGCCGCCGAGCATGCGATCTCGCTGATGCTCTCGGCGGCCCGGCAGATCCCGGCCGCCGACGCGACCCTGCGTGAACACACCTGGAAGCGTGCGTCGTTCAACGGCGTCGAGATCTTCGACAAGACCGTCGGCGTGGTCGGACTCGGCCGGATCGGCCAGCTCGTCGCGGCTCGACTGGCCGCCTTCGAAACCCACGTGATCGCCTACGACCCCTACGTCTCGCCGGCACGCGCCGCCCAGCTCGGCATCGAATTGGTCTCGCTCGACGAGCTTCTCGAGCGCGCCGACTTCATCACGGTGCACCTGCCCAAGACGCCCGAGACCCTCGGCCTCATCGGCGCCGACCAACTGGCCCGCACCAAGAAGGGCGTGGTCATCGTCAATGCCGCCCGTGGTGGTCTCATCGATGAGCAGGCGCTGGCCGACGCGGTCGTCTCCGGACAGGTCCGGGCCGCCGGCCTCGACGTCTTCGCCACCGAACCGTGCACCGACTCGCCGCTGTTCGAACTGCCGCAGGTCGTGGTGACCCCGCATCTGGGTGCCTCGACCAGCGAGGCCCAGGACCGTGCGGGCACCGATGTCGCCAAGAGTGTGCGGCTGGCCCTGGCCGGGCACTTCGTCCCGGACGCGGTCAACATCGTCGGCGGCTCGGTCGATGAAGAGGTCGCCCCGTGGCTGGAGATGGCGCGCAAGCTCGGTGTGCTCGTCGGGGCGATCAGCTCCGATTTGCCGACATCACTGGTCGTCGACGTCCGCGGCGAACTCGCCGCGAGCAATGTCGATGTGCTGGGGTTGTCGGCGCTGCGCGGCCTGTTCGAGGCCGCACTGACCGAGCCGATCACCTTCGTCAACGCCCCGAAGGTGGCGCAGGAGCGCGGTGTCACCAGCGAGGTGACCACTGCCACCGAGAGCCCCAACCACCGCAGCGTGGTCGACGTCAAGGCGGTCTTCGCCGATGGGTCGGTCCATAATGTGGCCGGTTCGCTGTCGGAGCCGCGGCAGGTGGAGAAGATCGTCAACATCAACGGACGCAACTTCGACATGCGCGCCGAGGGCTTGAACCTGCTGGTGAGCTACACCGATCAGCCGGGCTCGCTGGGCAAGATCGGTACGCTGCTCGGTGACGCGGGCATCGACATCCTGGCCGCGGCGCTCTCCCAGGACGCCGCGGGTGCCGGTGCCACGATGATCTTGCGGGTCAGCCGCGAGGTCGACGACTCGGTGGTCGAGGCCATCGAGTCCGCAGTCGGCGCAACTCTGATCGAACAGGTGGATCTGTCATGA
- the ilvN gene encoding acetolactate synthase small subunit: MSTHTLSVLVEDRPGVLARVSGLFSRRGFNIESLAVGPTELKGVSRMTIMVSVEDFPLEQVTKQLNKLINVIKIVEQDPSSSVSRELMMVKVRADSTVRSEVIEVVNLFRAKVIDVSPESLTVEATGTAEKLEALLRMLDPYGIREIAQSGAVTLGRGPKSMSANR; encoded by the coding sequence GTGAGTACTCATACCCTCAGCGTCCTCGTGGAGGACCGTCCGGGCGTCCTGGCGCGCGTGTCGGGATTGTTCTCCCGGCGCGGATTCAACATCGAGTCCCTCGCCGTGGGACCCACCGAACTCAAGGGTGTCTCGCGGATGACGATCATGGTCTCCGTCGAGGACTTCCCGCTCGAGCAGGTCACCAAGCAGCTCAACAAGCTGATCAACGTGATCAAGATCGTCGAGCAGGACCCGTCGAGTTCGGTCTCACGTGAGCTGATGATGGTCAAGGTGCGCGCCGACTCCACGGTGCGCTCGGAGGTCATCGAGGTCGTGAATCTGTTCCGCGCCAAGGTGATCGACGTCTCCCCGGAGTCGCTGACCGTCGAGGCGACCGGCACCGCCGAGAAACTCGAGGCGTTGCTGCGGATGCTCGATCCGTACGGCATCCGGGAGATCGCGCAATCCGGCGCGGTCACCCTGGGGCGCGGCCCGAAGAGCATGTCGGCCAACCGCTGA
- a CDS encoding alpha/beta fold hydrolase, with amino-acid sequence MTAPVSTARINGIDLSYEVAGDGPLVVMVMGTGSPGRVWKANQEPALRKAGYRVALFDNRGIAPSSECAAGFTLEDMVTDTAGLIEHLGGPAFVVGTSLGARITQELTLARPDLVRGAVMLATYGRSTPLQEAISAGERALYDQKITLPPEYEAAITAHLNLSPHTLDDDRAAQDWLDIIGFSPQTVTPGVRAQLGLHHREANRLDAYRRITRPALVVGFADDRTLPVKLAREVAEAIPGAEYAEVAKAGHFGYLEQPAEVNRLIVDFCDRHRD; translated from the coding sequence GTGACGGCACCGGTGAGCACCGCGCGGATCAACGGGATAGACCTGTCCTACGAGGTGGCCGGCGACGGGCCCCTCGTCGTGATGGTGATGGGCACCGGCAGCCCGGGCCGGGTGTGGAAGGCCAATCAGGAACCGGCCCTGCGCAAGGCCGGCTATCGTGTCGCCCTGTTCGACAACCGTGGCATCGCCCCGTCCTCGGAGTGCGCCGCCGGGTTCACGCTCGAGGACATGGTGACCGACACCGCCGGACTCATCGAGCACCTCGGCGGACCGGCTTTCGTCGTGGGCACCTCGCTGGGTGCCCGCATCACCCAGGAACTCACCCTGGCGCGGCCCGACCTCGTCCGCGGCGCGGTGATGTTGGCCACCTACGGCCGCAGCACGCCGCTGCAGGAGGCGATCTCGGCCGGCGAGCGCGCGCTTTACGACCAGAAGATCACCCTGCCCCCGGAGTACGAGGCCGCCATCACCGCGCACCTCAACCTGTCGCCGCACACCCTCGACGACGATCGGGCCGCACAGGACTGGCTCGACATCATCGGGTTCTCACCGCAGACCGTGACCCCCGGGGTGCGTGCTCAGCTCGGACTGCACCACCGCGAGGCCAACCGTCTCGACGCATACCGGCGCATCACCCGGCCCGCGCTCGTCGTCGGATTCGCCGACGATCGCACGTTGCCGGTCAAGCTCGCACGTGAGGTGGCCGAGGCGATCCCGGGAGCCGAGTACGCCGAGGTGGCCAAGGCCGGGCACTTCGGTTATCTCGAACAGCCGGCCGAGGTGAACCGGCTCATCGTCGACTTCTGCGACCGCCACCGGGACTGA